The following proteins are co-located in the Callithrix jacchus isolate 240 chromosome 10, calJac240_pri, whole genome shotgun sequence genome:
- the LOC103796223 gene encoding uncharacterized protein LOC103796223, with protein MALSNKVVHISTHLVDSATSLNVPWRQVCVHECKVVIPTSVLLIMGILAGCPGAGRHKPHESSQTRVGPGLAGDSRVQCQPRRRQQGRRGGRTQAPQARRRRPPRPHSASGAPKREVKGGGRADGGTVRPTPLGDSRQGWSPRGSPKLPGIHLGVLLGRVTARKCRAVPLRSSWPPPPPPGSDARGRAPAAPALERRMGADGRGAFKGRSLPAARVGAGSGHGPFKAGSGHVGQGSPAAGLLPGRRQGCSAREGAYGPRRGARGRAAGRRRPDTHRGSPGAPAPAPALGSRGGGGGESGAGKQAPPSLTYFLPSLNVAPLTYFPTNPLPAGPGPAPRPPIAVPNPPSPPTNGGAAEPGYLPLSASQSERPKGAGPGGRPQPIRVPFGGPLASCVAARKAADQWRGGGGRFTCYFPATNHLGHRSARPEERTNPRALLGFPRPCPLSFPSGLPLAVATAVPTLRSSGSPGMSLFSGSPASWRLAARPHPPPPPPCPSPLGALRRKAAVLTPLPPAPSRKTNFRITECQILPKTPGLPKSKGENEFLVFLEGVSTPRTANVLTFFAFVMTSKCPTGAVIPVVLKEYSSAERFHCISFQ; from the exons GGCATCCTCGCGGGCTGCCCGGGAGCTGGACGGCACAAGCCCCACGAAAGTTCGCAGACTAGGGTCGGCCCGGGGCTGGCCGGGGATTCCCGGGTGCAGTGCCAGCCCCGGCGGCGGCAACAGGGCCGAAGGGGCGGGCGGACTCAGGCTCCCCAAGCCCGACGGAGACGCCCTCCCCGCCCCCATTCAGCCTCTGGAGCTCCCAAAAGGGAAGTAAaggggggaggaagggcagaCGGCGGCACCGTTCGTCCGACGCCCTTGGGGGACAGCCGCCAGGGATGGTCCCCTCGGGGATCCCCGAAGCTCCCGGGGATACATCTAGGAGTCCTCCTTGGCCGAGTCACTGCCCGCAAGTGCAGAGCTGTCCCTTTAAGAAGCAGCTGGCCGCCCCCTCCCCCTCCAGGTAGCGATGCCCGCGGAAGGGCG CCCGCAGCGCCAGCCCTGGAGAGGAGGATGGGGGCGGACGGGCGCGGCGCCTTTAAGGGGCGCAGCCTCCCCGCGGCccgggtgggggcagggagcggTCACGGGCCCTTTAAGGCCGGCAGCGGGCACGTCGGGCAGGGTTCTCCGGCGGCCGGGTTGCTCCCGGGGCGGCGGCAGGGGTGCAGTGCCCGCGAGGGTGCTTACGGCCCCCGACGGGGTGCGCGGGGCCGCGCCGCTGGCCGCCGCCGGCCTGACACTCACCGTGGCTCGCCGGGAGcgcccgcgcccgcgcccgcACTCGGatcccgcggcggcggcggcggtgagTCCGGCGCGGGTAAACAGGCACCTCCGTCCCTGACCTACTTTCTGCCTTCCCTAAATGTCGCACCACTAACCTACTTTCCGACCAATCCGCTCCCCGCCGGCCCAGGCCCGGCCCCCCGCCCACCAATCGCTGTGCCCAACCCCCCTTCCCCGCCCACCAATGGAGGAGCCGCGGAGCCCGGATACCTGCCTCTTTCCGCCAGCCAATCCGAGCGCCCGAAGGGAGCCGGTCCCGGCGGCCGCCCCCAGCCAATCCGCGTGCCGTTCGGCGGCCCGCTGGCCAGTTGTGTGGCGGCTAGAAAGGCCGCTGACCAATGGCGAGGCGGCGGGGGCCGGTTTACCTGCTACTTTCCCGCCACCAATCATTTGGGGCACAGGAGCGCACGCCCCGAGGAGAGGACCAATCCGCGCGCGCTCCTTGGGTTTCCTCGCCCCTgccctctctcttttccctcaGGTCTCCCACTCGCTGTGGCCACTGCGGTGCCCACGCTGCGCTCCTCAGGGTCACCCGGGATGTCCCTCTTCTCTGGGTCCCCTGCCAGCTGGCGTTTGGCGGCCCGCCCTcacccccctcctcctcctccttgcccTTCTCCACTCGGGGCACTCCGACGAAAAGCAGCAGTTCTGACTCCccttcctccagctccatctaggAAAACCAATTTTAGGATCACTGAGTGCCAAATCCTTCCTAAAACCCCTGGTTTGCCAAAGTCCAAAGGAGAGAACGAATTCTTAGTATTTCTAGAAGGCGTTTCCACTCCGAGGACTGCAAATGTTCTCACGTTCTTTGCGTTCGTCATGACCTCCAAGTGTCCCACTGGAGCTGTCATTCCCGTTGTTCTAAAAGAATACTCGAGCGCGGAGCGATTCCATTGCATCTCCTTCCAGTAG